In Brevibacillus brevis, a genomic segment contains:
- a CDS encoding DUF2225 domain-containing protein, which produces MIDKASSLYEKTCKCRHCQASFTTKRVRGGSLTMEHRDSDFYTRFKEQSLNPILYTVNVCPACGFSFTDQFKEKLTPREKDLVNEQIAAKWTPKDFGRIRNVPEAIVSYKLAIFAAELTDQPHSVKAGLYLRLAWLYRSLEMTAEELRLIGMAVDEYELSYIHSDYSRGDKEMSEVRLLYLIGELYRRVEKYDLAIRYFGKALSYRNTTIESGIIRMAQDQWQLAREEYKEKQKSSKIG; this is translated from the coding sequence GTGATTGATAAAGCTAGCTCCCTTTACGAGAAAACGTGCAAATGCAGGCACTGCCAGGCTTCCTTTACCACCAAGCGGGTAAGAGGAGGGTCGCTGACGATGGAACATCGCGACAGCGATTTCTACACCCGCTTCAAGGAGCAGTCCCTCAACCCGATCCTCTACACCGTAAACGTCTGCCCGGCATGTGGTTTTTCCTTCACCGACCAGTTCAAAGAAAAGCTGACGCCGCGTGAGAAAGACCTGGTAAACGAGCAAATCGCGGCAAAATGGACGCCGAAGGACTTCGGACGCATACGGAACGTACCGGAAGCGATCGTCAGCTACAAGCTCGCCATCTTCGCCGCGGAATTGACCGACCAGCCGCACTCCGTCAAAGCCGGTCTGTATTTGCGCCTCGCCTGGCTGTACCGCTCACTGGAAATGACTGCGGAGGAGCTCCGTCTCATCGGGATGGCTGTGGATGAATACGAGCTCTCGTACATCCATTCCGACTACTCCAGGGGGGACAAGGAAATGTCGGAAGTGCGGCTGCTTTATCTGATCGGCGAGCTGTACCGGCGTGTGGAAAAATACGATCTCGCCATCCGGTATTTCGGGAAAGCGCTCTCATACCGGAACACGACGATCGAGAGCGGCATCATCCGCATGGCGCAGGATCAATGGCAGCTGGCCCGCGAGGAGTACAAGGAGAAGCAAAAAAGCTCAAAAATCGGCTAG
- the pheS gene encoding phenylalanine--tRNA ligase subunit alpha: MQTRLQEMKESALGQIGQVTESAQLQELRVKYLGKKGELTELLRGMGSLSAEERPLVGQLVNEVRGALEAAFASKQQALEEAALNAKLSSQTVDVTLPGRPLPSGSMHPLSRIIEEIEDIFVGLGFEVAEGPEVEMDHFNFEMLNLPKDHPARDMQDTFYVTDEILLRTHTSPVQARTMLKKEGKTPVKIICPGKVYRRDDDDATHSHQFTQIEGLVVDKGIGMSDLKGILLTFARQMFGENQQIRLRPSFFPFTEPSAEVDLQCFNCGGHGCRVCKHTGWIEILGSGMVHPRVLEMAGYDPQEVSGFAFGMGVERIAMLKYGVEDIRHFYTNDVRFLRQFNRE; the protein is encoded by the coding sequence GTGCAAACTCGGTTGCAAGAGATGAAAGAGTCCGCGCTCGGCCAGATCGGCCAGGTCACGGAATCCGCACAACTCCAGGAATTGCGCGTGAAGTACTTGGGCAAAAAGGGAGAGCTGACAGAGCTTTTGCGCGGCATGGGAAGCCTGTCGGCAGAAGAGCGCCCGCTGGTCGGACAGCTGGTCAACGAAGTCAGGGGAGCCCTGGAGGCGGCCTTTGCGAGCAAGCAGCAAGCGCTGGAGGAAGCGGCATTGAACGCGAAGCTGTCGTCGCAGACGGTGGACGTCACACTGCCGGGCCGTCCGCTGCCATCCGGAAGCATGCACCCGCTCTCCCGCATCATTGAAGAGATCGAGGACATTTTCGTAGGTCTGGGCTTCGAGGTGGCGGAAGGACCGGAAGTGGAGATGGACCACTTCAACTTCGAAATGCTCAACCTGCCGAAGGATCACCCGGCACGCGACATGCAGGACACGTTTTACGTCACCGATGAAATCTTGCTGCGCACCCACACCTCACCGGTACAGGCGCGCACCATGCTGAAAAAAGAAGGCAAAACCCCTGTGAAGATCATCTGTCCGGGGAAAGTGTACCGCCGCGATGATGACGATGCGACCCACTCCCACCAGTTCACGCAGATTGAAGGCCTGGTGGTGGACAAAGGCATCGGCATGAGCGACCTGAAAGGGATCCTGCTGACGTTTGCCCGCCAAATGTTCGGAGAAAACCAACAAATCCGCCTGCGCCCGAGCTTCTTCCCGTTCACCGAGCCGAGTGCGGAGGTCGATCTGCAGTGCTTCAACTGCGGCGGCCATGGCTGCCGCGTTTGCAAGCATACAGGCTGGATCGAGATTTTGGGGTCCGGGATGGTGCATCCACGCGTATTGGAGATGGCCGGATACGATCCGCAGGAAGTGAGCGGCTTCGCGTTCGGGATGGGCGTGGAACGGATCGCCATGCTGAAATACGGGGTAGAAGACATTCGCCATTTTTATACCAACGACGTTCGTTTCCTGCGTCAGTTCAATCGAGAGTAG
- the pheT gene encoding phenylalanine--tRNA ligase subunit beta, whose product MKVSYQWLAEYVDLSDCTPHELAEKLTRSGVEVDAVESRNAGVSGVVIGYVKERSKHPDADRLNVCIVDAGQGEDLQIVCGAPNVDKGQKVPVALVGAKLPGGLTIKRSKLRGVESQGMICSAKELGLNDKLLAKDQQEGIMVLPEEAEIGMDAASYLGMDDYVLELGLTPNRSDCLSMIGVAYEVAAILGKEVVLPQIELQEDGGANPLSVKIEATEACYQYHGRHFTGAKIASSPQWMKNRLMAAGIRPINNVVDVTNYVLLEYGQPLHAFDAKQVADRSIVVRMAQEGEKLVTLDDQERTLDSQTLLIADTTKGLAIAGVMGGANSEITGDTSEIILEAAWFTPKTVRRTARTLGMRTEGCVRWEKGVDQLRVQEAGERAAALIQQLSGATVSKGIASAVVTEAKPAAVSISLEKINQHLGTSLVASDVSPLFDRLKFPYEVAGDRWTVTVPTRRGDITLPEDLVEEVARLYGYDNIPTSLPAGTTTQGSLTPVQKLRRTIRRHLIGLGMNEAISYALVHPDRVADAAGLHTENVHPIPLLMPMSEERSVLRTSLIPSLLETIAYNKNRQNHDVALFELGRVFLSTEEKLTQLPDERLYVAGALTGQWVPQNWMGARQPVDFYQAKGVVESLLARLGITDVQYKAVSDLAGMHPGRTAELWSQDRRLGYVGQIHPGTEKAYDLNETYVFQMDVEKLVESAANVGFYTPLPKFPAVTRDLALVVDRAVPAAALEAAIREAAGDLLESLTLFDVYTGERIAEDKKSMAFALVLRHSERTLQDEEIQQVTGAVVEALKSSTGAELRM is encoded by the coding sequence ATGAAGGTATCGTACCAATGGTTAGCGGAATACGTCGATCTGAGTGACTGCACGCCTCATGAGCTGGCAGAAAAGCTGACTCGCAGCGGAGTAGAGGTGGATGCGGTAGAGTCGCGCAACGCCGGCGTATCCGGTGTCGTGATCGGCTATGTAAAAGAGCGGAGCAAGCACCCGGATGCGGATCGGCTGAACGTCTGCATCGTGGATGCGGGACAAGGCGAAGACCTCCAGATCGTCTGCGGGGCGCCAAACGTGGACAAAGGGCAAAAGGTGCCGGTGGCGCTCGTCGGGGCCAAGCTGCCCGGGGGCCTGACCATCAAGCGTTCCAAGCTGCGCGGCGTGGAATCCCAAGGCATGATTTGCTCGGCCAAGGAGCTGGGTCTCAATGACAAGCTGCTGGCGAAGGACCAGCAAGAAGGCATCATGGTATTGCCGGAGGAAGCGGAGATCGGGATGGACGCCGCCAGCTACCTCGGCATGGACGACTACGTGCTGGAGCTCGGTCTTACGCCGAACCGTTCCGACTGCCTGAGCATGATCGGGGTCGCTTATGAAGTCGCTGCGATTTTGGGCAAGGAAGTCGTGCTCCCGCAAATCGAGCTGCAAGAAGACGGCGGCGCAAATCCGCTCAGCGTCAAGATCGAAGCGACGGAAGCGTGCTATCAGTACCATGGCCGCCACTTCACAGGAGCCAAGATCGCGAGCTCCCCGCAATGGATGAAAAACCGCCTGATGGCGGCGGGAATCCGCCCGATCAACAACGTGGTGGATGTCACCAACTACGTCCTGCTCGAATACGGCCAGCCGCTGCATGCATTCGACGCGAAACAGGTAGCGGATCGCTCCATTGTCGTCCGCATGGCGCAGGAAGGCGAAAAGCTGGTGACCCTGGACGACCAGGAGCGCACGCTGGACTCCCAGACGCTGCTGATCGCCGACACGACCAAAGGCCTGGCGATTGCCGGAGTCATGGGCGGCGCCAATTCCGAGATTACCGGCGACACAAGCGAGATCATCCTCGAAGCAGCCTGGTTCACGCCAAAAACCGTGCGCCGGACAGCCCGCACGCTGGGCATGCGCACGGAAGGCTGCGTGCGTTGGGAAAAAGGAGTCGACCAGCTGCGCGTCCAGGAAGCGGGAGAGCGCGCAGCTGCTCTGATTCAGCAGCTCTCCGGCGCTACCGTCTCCAAAGGCATCGCGTCTGCCGTCGTGACGGAGGCCAAACCGGCAGCGGTCAGCATCAGTCTGGAAAAAATCAATCAGCACCTCGGTACGTCCCTCGTGGCATCCGATGTGTCGCCGCTCTTTGACCGCCTCAAGTTCCCGTATGAAGTGGCGGGTGACCGCTGGACCGTCACGGTGCCGACCCGCCGGGGAGACATTACCTTGCCGGAAGATCTGGTCGAGGAAGTCGCTCGCCTGTACGGCTACGACAATATTCCGACCAGCTTGCCGGCTGGGACGACCACCCAGGGCAGCCTGACCCCTGTGCAAAAGCTGCGCCGGACCATCCGCCGCCACCTGATCGGCCTCGGAATGAACGAAGCGATCTCCTATGCGCTGGTGCATCCGGATCGTGTGGCTGACGCAGCAGGCCTGCATACCGAAAACGTGCATCCGATCCCTCTGCTCATGCCGATGAGCGAAGAGCGAAGCGTGCTGCGCACCAGCTTGATCCCGAGCCTGCTGGAGACGATCGCCTACAACAAAAACAGGCAGAACCATGATGTCGCGCTTTTCGAATTGGGACGCGTATTCCTCAGCACGGAAGAAAAACTGACCCAGCTGCCGGATGAGCGGCTGTATGTAGCCGGGGCCTTGACGGGCCAATGGGTGCCGCAAAACTGGATGGGTGCGCGCCAGCCGGTTGACTTTTACCAGGCAAAAGGAGTCGTCGAGTCCCTTCTGGCGCGCCTGGGTATCACGGACGTGCAATACAAGGCCGTCTCCGATCTCGCCGGCATGCATCCGGGCCGCACTGCAGAACTGTGGTCGCAGGATCGCCGACTCGGATATGTGGGCCAAATCCACCCGGGAACGGAAAAAGCGTACGATCTGAACGAAACGTACGTATTCCAGATGGATGTGGAGAAACTAGTGGAGTCCGCGGCGAATGTGGGCTTCTACACTCCGCTGCCGAAATTCCCGGCGGTGACACGCGACCTTGCTCTCGTCGTAGACCGGGCCGTGCCGGCAGCCGCTCTGGAAGCTGCAATCCGCGAAGCTGCGGGAGATCTGCTCGAATCGCTCACCCTGTTTGACGTGTACACCGGAGAGCGGATCGCCGAGGACAAGAAGAGCATGGCTTTCGCTCTCGTGCTGCGCCACTCCGAGCGGACACTGCAGGACGAAGAGATCCAGCAGGTGACCGGCGCGGTAGTCGAAGCGCTGAAATCCAGCACAGGCGCTGAACTGCGCATGTAA
- the zapA gene encoding cell division protein ZapA, producing the protein MQGDGKNRLTVDIFGQQYRLSGKASVNHIRMVAGFVDDKMNEIANGNHRLDTAKIAVLSAVNIADEYFRLRQEYEELLKILQEDANSKEIDS; encoded by the coding sequence GTGCAAGGTGATGGGAAAAATCGTTTGACGGTGGATATCTTCGGCCAACAATACCGGCTCAGTGGAAAGGCAAGTGTCAATCACATACGCATGGTGGCCGGTTTCGTTGATGACAAGATGAACGAAATCGCGAACGGCAACCATCGTTTGGACACGGCCAAAATCGCCGTACTTTCTGCTGTCAACATAGCGGATGAATACTTCCGCTTGCGCCAGGAGTACGAAGAGCTGCTGAAAATCCTTCAGGAAGATGCAAATAGCAAAGAAATAGATTCGTAA
- the larE gene encoding ATP-dependent sacrificial sulfur transferase LarE gives MSLPVTESIGVKNEKLGQILRGMGTALIAFSGGVDSTFLLARAVQELGDAAIAVTAASETFPTREFEAAKQLAKQLGARFVTTEIREMENPNFVSNPVNRCFFCKDGLYEHLGRMAEENEWHAVICDGANMDDRGDYRPGRVAAAQRGVRSPLQEAGFYKEEIRALSKEMGLPTWNKPSFACLSSRIPYGSQITLEKIDQIDRAEGYLLSLGFHQVRVRHHDTIARIEISPDDFGRLLSQHDQINRTLREIGFSYVTLDLFGYQTGSMNAVLGGDVKKQHG, from the coding sequence ATGAGTCTGCCTGTCACGGAGTCAATCGGCGTAAAAAACGAAAAACTCGGACAGATTTTGCGCGGCATGGGAACGGCCTTGATCGCATTCTCCGGCGGTGTCGACAGCACCTTCCTGTTGGCAAGGGCCGTGCAAGAGCTGGGAGATGCGGCGATCGCTGTCACTGCCGCATCCGAGACATTTCCCACCCGCGAGTTTGAAGCAGCCAAACAGCTTGCGAAGCAGCTCGGGGCGCGGTTCGTCACAACGGAGATTCGAGAAATGGAAAATCCGAATTTCGTCTCCAACCCCGTAAACCGTTGCTTTTTTTGCAAAGACGGGCTGTATGAGCATCTCGGGCGGATGGCGGAGGAAAACGAGTGGCACGCTGTCATTTGCGACGGCGCCAACATGGATGACCGGGGTGACTACCGGCCCGGACGTGTGGCAGCCGCACAGCGGGGCGTGAGGAGTCCGCTTCAGGAGGCAGGCTTTTACAAGGAAGAGATCCGCGCGCTCTCGAAGGAAATGGGGCTTCCGACGTGGAACAAGCCGTCGTTTGCCTGCCTTTCTTCCCGGATCCCGTACGGCTCGCAAATCACGCTGGAAAAAATCGATCAGATCGACAGAGCGGAAGGCTACCTGCTCAGCCTGGGCTTTCACCAGGTGAGGGTGCGCCATCACGATACCATCGCTCGCATCGAAATCAGTCCGGACGACTTCGGCAGACTGCTGTCCCAGCATGACCAGATCAACCGGACGCTGAGGGAGATCGGTTTTTCCTACGTGACCCTGGATTTGTTTGGCTATCAGACAGGCAGCATGAACGCGGTGCTGGGAGGAGACGTGAAGAAGCAGCATGGCTGA
- the larB gene encoding nickel pincer cofactor biosynthesis protein LarB: MADVQAILREVQAGRLSVEQASELLQGAGKLDYATLDLDRARRTGFPEVVYGAGKRIEQLIGIMERLREHQELVLVTRVSEEQAQRVLERWPDVRYEQEARLLISSRKPLEPVRDGYVAVVAAGTSDWGVAMEAAWTIRCFGSEARVIADVGVAGIHRLFDRLEEIRGAAAIVCVAGMEGALASVVAGLVDKPVIAVPTSVGYGANFGGMSALLTMINSCATGVAVVNIDNGFGAGYMAGMIHRQMQA, encoded by the coding sequence ATGGCTGACGTACAAGCGATTTTGCGCGAGGTGCAGGCAGGACGCCTCAGCGTCGAACAGGCGAGCGAGCTCTTGCAGGGAGCCGGCAAGCTGGATTACGCCACGCTCGACCTGGATCGTGCCCGCAGGACCGGCTTCCCCGAAGTGGTTTACGGAGCGGGCAAGCGGATCGAGCAGCTGATCGGGATCATGGAACGGCTGCGGGAGCATCAGGAGCTCGTATTGGTGACCCGCGTTAGTGAGGAGCAAGCGCAGCGGGTGCTGGAGCGCTGGCCGGACGTCCGGTACGAACAGGAAGCCCGCCTGCTCATATCCAGCAGAAAACCGCTGGAGCCTGTACGTGACGGCTACGTCGCTGTGGTGGCAGCCGGCACCTCCGACTGGGGAGTGGCCATGGAAGCGGCGTGGACCATCCGTTGCTTCGGAAGCGAGGCCCGTGTGATTGCGGATGTCGGCGTAGCCGGAATCCATCGCCTGTTCGACCGTCTGGAGGAAATCAGGGGCGCAGCGGCCATCGTCTGTGTGGCGGGCATGGAGGGGGCTCTTGCCAGCGTGGTAGCCGGCCTGGTTGACAAACCGGTCATTGCCGTCCCGACCAGTGTGGGGTACGGGGCCAATTTTGGCGGGATGTCCGCCTTGCTGACCATGATCAACTCCTGTGCGACGGGAGTGGCCGTCGTCAATATCGACAATGGCTTCGGAGCAGGGTACATGGCCGGGATGATCCACAGGCAGATGCAAGCGTAG
- a CDS encoding phage holin family protein yields MTIMRHIVRFIVAAVVLMFVGFLVPGFSVSSFWTALLAAVVIALLGWVIEAMFGDRISPYNRGIVGFIVSAVVIYLTQFVVHGFRVTILGALLASLVIGIIDLFIPIKTHMDMRNGDAGNKQET; encoded by the coding sequence TTGACGATCATGCGCCATATTGTTCGCTTTATCGTCGCTGCCGTAGTCCTGATGTTTGTCGGGTTCTTGGTTCCCGGTTTTTCCGTAAGCAGCTTTTGGACAGCGCTCTTGGCCGCTGTTGTCATTGCCCTCTTGGGTTGGGTCATCGAAGCGATGTTCGGCGATCGCATTTCGCCATACAACCGCGGGATTGTCGGATTCATCGTAAGCGCCGTCGTCATCTACCTGACCCAGTTTGTCGTACACGGTTTCCGCGTCACGATTCTGGGTGCCCTCCTTGCTTCCCTGGTCATCGGGATCATCGACCTGTTCATTCCGATCAAGACGCATATGGATATGCGCAACGGCGATGCGGGAAACAAGCAAGAGACGTAG
- a CDS encoding endonuclease MutS2: protein MEPRVLKTLEFDKIVALLVEKATCTYGKEKAAQLHPFWRIEEVSAAQKGTAEAATVLRLKGSVPLGGIRDIRGAVQRARLNAMLAPLELLDIASTVSAGRKLKHFLLDMCDDHELPLLQGQVERIEGLRELEMEIRRCVDEGGEILDGASVELRQVRQEIRQLEARIREKLDQMTRSSSYQKMLMENIVTIRGDRFVIPVKQEYRHVFGGIVHDQSASGATLFIEPEVIVSMNNKLRELRLREEREIERILYVLTEQVAFAVEALVENIDALTELDFMFAKAQLAWSMKAVCPKLNDRGYLHLKKARHPLIPRDVVVPVNVELGGEYQAIVVTGPNTGGKTVSLKTIGLLSLMTMAGLHIPAEEESEMTVFSSVFADIGDEQSIEQSLSTFSSHMTNIIHILESMDEKSLVLFDELGAGTDPTEGAALAMSIIDHVLASGARLVATTHYSELKAYAYDRPEVINASVEFDVETLRPTYRLLIGVPGRSNAFAIARRLGLPEHIIEAARGSISDEDNQVESMIASLERNRKTAEAERQKAEALRREAEELRRELEEEKARFAEEKNKRMEKAEDEARIAVQLAKEEAETIIRELREMMAEGVEIKEHRLIDAKKRLGNAVLELEKEKVKKPAKAVRATQIKVGDEVMVTTFGQKGTVLEKVGNDEFLVQIGIMKMKVKREDMHVQNSVQQKPQAAPYTSVKRRSDNIKMDLDLRGYNVEDGIREIEQFLDDALLAGLHSVSIIHGHGTGVLRKGVHEYLRNHRNVKSFRLGGQGEGGVGATIAELK, encoded by the coding sequence GTGGAACCACGGGTATTGAAGACATTGGAATTCGACAAAATCGTCGCCCTTTTGGTAGAGAAGGCGACCTGCACATATGGAAAAGAAAAAGCCGCGCAGCTGCATCCGTTTTGGCGCATCGAGGAGGTCAGCGCCGCCCAGAAGGGAACGGCTGAAGCCGCCACCGTGCTCCGCTTGAAAGGGAGCGTGCCGCTGGGAGGTATACGCGATATTCGCGGCGCCGTCCAACGCGCACGCCTCAATGCCATGCTCGCCCCTCTCGAGCTTTTGGACATCGCCAGCACTGTCTCGGCAGGCCGCAAGCTCAAGCATTTCCTGCTCGACATGTGCGACGACCATGAGCTGCCGTTGCTGCAGGGGCAGGTGGAGCGGATCGAGGGCTTGCGTGAGCTGGAAATGGAAATTCGCCGCTGCGTGGATGAAGGCGGCGAGATATTGGATGGCGCGAGCGTCGAGCTGCGCCAGGTCCGCCAGGAAATCAGGCAGCTGGAAGCGAGAATACGGGAAAAGCTGGATCAAATGACCCGCTCTTCGTCTTACCAAAAAATGCTGATGGAAAATATCGTGACGATCCGCGGCGATCGTTTCGTAATTCCGGTCAAGCAAGAGTACCGCCATGTGTTCGGCGGGATCGTCCACGACCAATCCGCATCGGGCGCGACGCTGTTCATCGAGCCGGAGGTCATCGTCTCGATGAACAACAAGCTCCGCGAGCTGCGCCTTCGGGAGGAGCGCGAGATCGAGCGGATCTTGTACGTGCTGACGGAGCAGGTCGCATTTGCGGTAGAAGCGCTGGTGGAAAACATCGACGCGCTGACAGAGCTGGATTTCATGTTCGCCAAGGCGCAGCTGGCCTGGAGCATGAAGGCTGTCTGCCCGAAGCTCAATGATCGCGGCTACCTGCATTTGAAAAAGGCGCGGCATCCGCTGATTCCACGCGATGTCGTCGTCCCGGTCAACGTGGAGCTCGGCGGCGAGTATCAGGCCATTGTCGTTACCGGTCCGAACACGGGCGGGAAGACGGTGTCGTTGAAAACCATCGGCCTGCTCTCCCTGATGACGATGGCGGGCCTGCACATCCCAGCCGAGGAAGAGAGTGAAATGACCGTCTTTTCCTCCGTTTTTGCCGACATCGGGGATGAACAGTCAATCGAACAGAGCCTCTCCACATTTTCCAGCCACATGACCAACATTATTCATATCCTGGAGTCGATGGATGAAAAAAGTCTGGTGCTGTTCGACGAGCTGGGAGCAGGGACCGACCCTACCGAGGGGGCGGCGCTGGCGATGTCGATTATCGACCATGTGCTTGCGTCGGGGGCAAGGCTGGTCGCAACGACCCACTACAGCGAGCTCAAGGCATATGCGTACGACAGACCGGAAGTCATCAATGCGAGCGTCGAGTTCGACGTAGAGACGCTGCGGCCGACGTATCGACTCCTGATCGGCGTGCCGGGACGCTCCAATGCGTTTGCCATCGCGAGACGGCTTGGGCTGCCCGAGCACATCATCGAAGCAGCGCGCGGCTCGATCAGCGACGAAGACAACCAGGTGGAGAGCATGATCGCTTCACTCGAGCGCAACCGCAAGACCGCCGAAGCAGAGCGGCAGAAGGCAGAGGCATTGCGCAGGGAAGCAGAGGAGCTGCGCCGTGAGCTGGAAGAAGAGAAGGCCCGCTTCGCGGAAGAAAAGAACAAACGGATGGAGAAGGCGGAGGACGAAGCCCGCATCGCGGTTCAGCTCGCCAAGGAAGAGGCGGAGACGATCATCCGCGAACTGCGTGAAATGATGGCGGAGGGCGTCGAGATCAAGGAACACCGTCTGATCGATGCGAAGAAACGCCTGGGCAACGCCGTGCTGGAGCTGGAAAAGGAAAAGGTGAAGAAACCGGCCAAAGCTGTGCGCGCCACGCAGATCAAAGTGGGCGACGAGGTGATGGTGACGACCTTCGGGCAAAAAGGTACGGTTCTGGAGAAGGTCGGGAACGACGAATTCCTCGTGCAGATCGGGATTATGAAAATGAAAGTGAAGCGCGAGGACATGCACGTCCAGAACTCCGTCCAGCAAAAGCCGCAGGCTGCCCCGTACACCTCGGTCAAGCGCAGGAGCGACAATATCAAGATGGATCTTGATTTGCGCGGCTACAACGTGGAGGACGGAATTCGCGAAATCGAGCAGTTCCTCGATGACGCGCTGTTGGCCGGCCTGCATTCGGTATCGATCATCCACGGCCACGGAACGGGCGTGCTGCGCAAGGGTGTACACGAGTATTTGCGCAATCACCGCAACGTGAAATCATTCCGCCTGGGTGGCCAAGGAGAAGGCGGAGTGGGTGCCACCATTGCCGAACTGAAATAA
- a CDS encoding DUF350 domain-containing protein — protein MGSLLHNQYFATAAYFTVTGLMMILFLSIFELVTRYQVWNELKKGNLSVAMATGGKIFGIANIFRYSIQEHASMGQALIGASFGFFLLLVSYFIFEFMTPSYNIDDEIAKDNRAIGFTAMVLSIGFSYIIGASLTR, from the coding sequence ATGGGGAGCCTGCTGCACAATCAATATTTTGCTACGGCTGCTTATTTTACCGTGACAGGGCTGATGATGATCCTGTTCCTATCCATTTTTGAATTGGTGACCCGCTACCAAGTCTGGAACGAGCTGAAAAAGGGGAATCTGTCGGTAGCCATGGCGACCGGAGGGAAAATTTTCGGGATTGCCAACATTTTCCGTTACTCGATCCAGGAGCACGCTTCCATGGGGCAAGCGCTCATCGGCGCTTCGTTCGGATTTTTTCTGCTTCTGGTCAGTTACTTCATTTTCGAGTTTATGACGCCCAGCTACAACATCGACGATGAAATCGCCAAGGACAACCGGGCGATCGGATTTACGGCCATGGTGTTGTCCATCGGTTTTTCCTATATTATCGGCGCGAGCTTGACCCGCTAG
- a CDS encoding 2Fe-2S iron-sulfur cluster-binding protein, producing the protein MEQSESKEFVVTVVQGDVQTDVPLKSGENLLMGLVRANMPVEFFCTTGKCTTCRQRMDIPEGSAEAPSETEQYRLGREAIASGYRLACQVYVKGPIRVYLDDPR; encoded by the coding sequence GTGGAGCAATCCGAGAGCAAGGAGTTCGTAGTGACAGTGGTGCAAGGAGACGTGCAGACCGACGTGCCCCTGAAGTCAGGCGAAAACCTGTTGATGGGGCTGGTGCGGGCAAACATGCCAGTCGAGTTTTTTTGCACGACAGGGAAGTGCACGACCTGTCGCCAGCGGATGGACATTCCGGAGGGCTCGGCCGAAGCGCCTTCCGAAACGGAGCAGTACCGGCTGGGAAGGGAAGCGATCGCAAGCGGGTACCGTCTGGCTTGCCAGGTGTATGTAAAGGGCCCGATCCGCGTTTATCTGGATGATCCACGGTGA